Genomic DNA from Salvia miltiorrhiza cultivar Shanhuang (shh) chromosome 1, IMPLAD_Smil_shh, whole genome shotgun sequence:
AAGTGATTAAGTCATGTCTCTAATGTCTATCAAATAAATTGTTTATCTAAGTTCAGACAGTATTTGCAAAGAAGATGGATAAATTGAGCTTGATGAACATGTATTCTCGGTTAAATATCTCGACACGATCAAGTGTTCAGGATTACCAAATcgtgagattaaattgaaaaaggAATGCATAATCACGCTTCTAAAAAATATGATCAATCTAATGAGTTTTGCAATGGCACCAGGCTGATAGTAACTCAACTTGGGGAACACGTAAGTGAAGAGAAactcatttcacaaaaaaaaaaaagagcgcAATAAGTTTTCTATAGCTAGAATGATTATGATTTCATCGCATTTTactaaattttcaattcggTTCCACAGAAGACAATTCTCTatgagtgtttgttttgctatgtcgacaataaataaaagttaCGGACTCtttcaaatgtaggattatacctGCCGAAACCTATTCTTAGTTATGGACAATTTTACGTGACAATTTCAAAAGTCACTAAAAAAAGAGGTCATATGCAAGACGCAACAACTAACGTGTTGTATaatgaaattttcgatagattatgaggtaattgcaaatttaatattttattcaaacttttaaagtttaagtcattaatgatattatttttttttcttattttaattattggtttcaacTACAGAATCTAATTTAAAtacgtttcaaataattgttccaatttctcttttaatatttattagatCAAACTCTgtttacatataaattttataagacatttaaattaggtcaatttcaaataaatattataacctttttactttaaaacaattttattaaattttttatttttgtgaaaaataatccatgaaacaaaaaatgcattaataatttcataaatttatattttaatagaccccatcgaatttcgacgggtcacttactagtaataataataataaaaactaaacgcttttatttaattattttaatatttcggAATCAATTTAGATATATTTTTTAGAGAAAACAATTAGACTACGATGAGTTTAAGGCATTGTCTAATACTTTGAAAATGCAAATTCTACTGCGAAGAAAATGTATCTAAATTTATCTTGTAATCCCTCCATCTCATGAAGCTACCAAGTTCTTTTTGgtatgaaaattaagaaattggtattttgtgtgttaagtgtggtaggtgaaaaagtgaataaagagtaatttttttgctacttttAGACACTGGTCTTGCTTCGTAGGACAAAACAAAAGAGAAATTTGATATTGCTTCATGGGACCGAGAGAGTATATGACTCGAAATGGATTCATCTGTACTTTTCCCCCTTTATCTAGTGACTTGTATTTTTACAAAaggaaaattatatatttatccccaaagtttgaaatgattgttttttttttttgagaataaaTGATTGtttaaattaaaacatttttaaTTTCGATATATTAGCACCCTAATGAATTTATTAAGTTTCAAATTTAAACTTGGCTGAATTATTCGGTAtcaaaaaaattctaattgacTGCTGCAATTCGTGCCAAACTATATAATATTATGGATGATATGAATTTTCTTTTCAACATCACTCCTACACAATGTTGTTTAGTACTTATAAATAACTCATTAAAATTTAATAGTTTGAAGAGCGTTGAAAGCttctaattagtattttttttttcataaattactcaactaaataaaaaaatataaatgcaGCTTCATGGTGAACCCGAACCCATAATCTTAAATCTTGGACATTAATCACCTATGACATATCGCTAAATCAACACACATTCTAATTAGTATTCTTGTAACTCATGAAAGTCATTTTACATGAGTGACATGGTAAAAATAATATtcacaacattatatatataggagttCAGCAaccaattaatttttttgtacaTAAGATAATTCGGTTTAGTCTAGATTTGaaatataataaattcattGAGTATTAATATGTCAAAGTTCGAAAGTTTGTTCTAAATTTGACAATTAATCCAACTTTGAGTGTAAATAGAGTATTTGATTTCCCCTTTACAAAATCCTATATATATGCACAAAAATGCAAATTAAGTAACTGAAAAATGTCTCTTTTGTAGGTGGCGtgtcaaataaaaataaatatgattatTTGTAAAATTATCAGATGATAGAAAAGCGTATGGATACCTGAATATCATACATGCGGAAATATCCTGTATTGAGCTGAGGCTCTTATCCTTGATACGTAGGTTCATAAGGAATTCAGCTTCTAccgaaataaaaatgaaaatgtaaGGCTCAAATTCCAGTTTAGTACCTAAAATGTGCCATAAATCACAACAATCACCATAACCTCGAAGCTTATTTTTGACGGGTAAACTGGGCAGGTGTCAAGAGGTTTATCTGAAGAGAAAATCAAACCCAAACCGTTATCGTCTCCCTCCTCTTGGCTCTTACTGTCCCTTTAGATAAACCCACAAAacattattgttttttttttgttcttttcatttttcaagtaTTGTACAATCTGTTGTAGTTGGATTAGGTTTCTACATTTTTCTATTTCTTGGCCCAGTTTCTTTGGCCATATTCACTGTTTTATCTTTGAAATTTGAGAAATATGATTGCTACACTTGTGGGGTTTGCGTGATTGGCTGATTTTTATGGCTAATTTCGCGTGTTTATTAAGTTTGTTCGAGCAAGATTGCGTCTTTACGGCTTCATGAGGCTGAAAAATGTGGAGGTTCTTTCATGTTCTTGATGAGCACTTCAATTGTCCTATGTCAAAATCTGATATTGTCTAAGAATAGTTGTGTTTTTGAGAGTTCGTTTCGGTGGGGCAATGCTTGGAGTTCTGGGGTTCAGTTGAGTCGTCGGAGGAGTTGTGGGCTGGTGCCAAATGCCAAGAAAAGGCATGCAAAGAAGAGGAGTTGGTGGCAGAAGTTCTTCTTTGATGAGGATGGGAATTGGCTTGGTTTGAAGGATGAGGATGCATTCGAAGTGcttgaggaggaggaggaggagccgAGTGATGTGGGGTTATCTGCAAATGAGAAGTTTGAGGCGTGGAGAAGGCGAGCGGAGGCTATTGTGGAGCTGAGGGAAGCACAGGAAGATGTCAAGAATGAGGAGAATAGGAGGTGGGAGGACTGGATTGTTGATGGAACTTACGATGTTGATGTTAGTAATGGTGCTTCATGGGTTCAAGACTCGAATGGGGCTGTTGGGAAACCGGGAGATGATGTTGAGGAAGATTTTAGGGAAGTGTTTTCTGGTAGAGGGTTGGCTAAGTCTGTGAGGGATTTAGTTCTAGGCAGAGAAGACGATGACATTCTGTATGAAGATCGAGTTTTCCGCTATGCCTCGTTCAATTCGGTGAGTGGGAGTTAAGTTTATTGTCATAGAGTTAAATCAACTTGATTCATAGCCTGTTGTGTTGCTATCCTGTCACATTGTTGTGGGATTTGATTTGAACCTTTCGTTTATTTAGTTTCCTGTGGTAATTATTCAAATATAAGCATCGTTTTGCAGTAACATATCTCCGATGTTAGAACTTGCTGTGATTGCTTATACAGCAATATTTACCTAAGTTCCTATTCCAAATAGTAGAGGATGGCTTATGTTTCAGACGCACTTTCTCAAACTGCTTTTCTAGCTCACATCTGTTGAATAACATATGCTCTAGATGTAGCATTAACAGTGGATCATCAAAAGATTTCGAAGGGATAAAACGTGTTTCATAGTCTAACAACCTCTTGTAGCCAAGCTTCTTTATTTTCCTAAAGTTGGAAGCCTCTAAATTTGGATACGTGTTTTTACCTATTAGCCATTAAGGGTAAAAATCTATGCCACTTAATTATGACATGTGCAATCAGTAACTTCAACATGATTTAATAAATTTGTAAAACTATGTAAAAAAATTTTGTTTGAAGGGATAAAACTACGTAGTATCATTCATCTAGTTATGGATTTGTCTGCTTTACAAGCATTTGGATGTGTGGCTAGTGTTGGCCGTAGCTAATTAAATGTATTCTCTCGAATAGAGCTGAAACATCTTACAGTAGCTAGAGAGATCCTATTGATGTGGAACAAATACCTCTTTTCTCTTATCACTAGATAAATGAGATAAATTAGCTCATCATACCAATGGGCAATATGGAAGAAAGAATCCCCAACATATATATAGTGCAGctaataaattttgaaaatatttatattcgGGTGCTTGGTACTTGTAACTTTTtcatagaaaaaaaattcaataaccGGCTTTGTCTTGTCTAATTATTTGTTTATGAGTAGATCTTGATTAAGTGCTATAATATTGACTTAAATATGAACATTTTTAGGAGTTAATGGTCAAGCACAAATTCATTACATCCTTTTTTATTTCAGGCTAAATTTTTGGCTGTCCTGGTCATTGTTCCATGGGCTGTGGATTTTGTGGTTCATGACTATATTCTTATGCCTTTTCTGGACAGGTACATCTTGTCATACGATGTATTTTCACACTTGGGTTAATGATATGAACTAGCATTTCTTGTTTCTGTAGAAAGAGAATCATTCTTTGTTTCAACTCTTGTTAGGATGGATAGAGAGACACCAATACTTTATTCTCATCCATTAAGTAGCAAAAGGCAACCTGATAAGAATGTTAGTACTTCTTTgagaaaaatagtactccctctgtcccattgatAATGGCTCACTTTCTTTTTCCGTCTATCCCATTGGTAATGGCCtgttccaaaaaaggaaaccaCCTTCTCTCATAAAACGTTGTGGGCTCCACCACTTTCTATCACTTTTATCCTTTAATCACTCTTCTTCATAATAACTAATAAGTAATAACCATGCCGAACAATAATGAGCCATTAtcaatggaacggagggagtacaatctAATATCATAGCTGTCCACATCAAGATTACTTTCAGTATCAAAGAAATTGCTAGCTTTGAACTTAGTAAAATCTGTGAATTTTAACTGAAGTTCTGTGTCAGCAACTTGATACTACTACTTCATGCTACCAAGTGTGATGCTAGCAAGTTGTTGATGTCTTGATCATGGGATTTTGATGCTAGCATGATATATCTTTTtgaacttttgaaaaaaaatctcTACTTCCAGTCTTCCACATTACTAACTTATACTGGTATTGCTAAACTCTTTATATAGCATTCATGGTAAGATAATTCTTAGTGGCTGCAGCTGCCAGCTGCTGACATCTTATTGTTGCATAGTTTTGTCAATGGGGACTTGATGAGTGTTGCGATTTCCTAAGCAGATATGTCGAAAAAGTACCACTTGCTGCACAAGTGCTTGATGTTAGGAGGAATCAAAAGCTTGAAATGGTCAAGGCTCTGAAACTTGAGAAAGCACGATATCGGCTTGAAGTAGAGATTGGTAAATCTCCCCCTCTTTCTGATCAGGAGCTTTACTTGGAGTTACGACATAAAGCGTAAGTATCTTCTGCTTTATATAATAGCTTAAATTTCATGTAGGAAGGGAAGAAAACAATAATAACCATGCTTCATTATGTATAGTTATGATTCATATAAATAGTAGGATCATTGCTACTGTTGTTTTTACTAGAAAAGAAGGTTCAAGTCCAAAATCCTATAGCCTTTTCTCAGTGCTATACCTTTTGATTGTTCTGTGAGGATTTTCTTTTGTAATATGCAGTAATACTCTTTGAGAAAAGTCATGCCGCTGCTCTATCATGCAGCCTAATATGATTCTTTCTGTCTTCTCTATTACCTGACAGGTTAGAGCTGCGAGACGAGTGGAGATTGGAGAACCGTAAAGCATTTGCTAACATTTGGTCGGATATGTTGTTTGGGATCTCGGTATTCGTTCTTCTGTACTTCAATCAGAATCAAGTGAGTTATCATTAAATAATCTGCTCACTTCGATTTTGAGCATTCTTTCTTTGCTCCTTTTTTGAATATGCATGAGAGCGAATTTATTATTTCTCATTTCACAATTCATAAAGAGTTACCTGTGGTcagttgaaaataattaattaaatgataGCAACTGGTAATGTTCAATATATCGATAGAAAAGAATTCTACTTATTACTGTAATTGTTGACGCTTGCCATTTAAGAAGATAGCAAAATTCCCAAAGGTCAAAATTCtacatgaatttttttttttccccctcaAGATGATAGAGTGAAATTTTGGAAAATGTTGTTTTCTCAGAGAAGGTAGCTTGTTTGCTAACTAATCTCTTGCCATGCACCTTCCTGGTCAATTCGGAGTGAGAAGTTGTTTTATTGCTCGACGTTTCCTATCACTAGTTTTAAGATGGTATCACATTCTAGAGAATTACCAAGTGAAGTAATGTAAGACCTGCCTGAGATATGACGATTGATGTGTAGTTAAACAATATTGACATTTTATGTTACAATCCTCATAATTTTTTAAGCACAATTACATTTCCTTGAGTTTTAACATAGAAAAGCAAAGTTTCATTATTTGGGTTACATCTTCAgtgataattatttatttttatctgaTGATGTCTATGTTTCTCCTACTTGTACTCCTGCAGGTAGCCTTGCTGAAATTTACTGGCTATAAGTTACTGAATAATATATCAGACACTGGAAAGGCATTTCTTATAATACTTATCACTGATATTTTTTTAGGGTAATTTCTCGGCTATTCTCTTTCAATCATCATATTTAATTTCCATATAACTCAGATAAATTCATTCTGTATGTGAAGTTTGTATAACATTTTGCTGTGAGCTTTCATCGTTAACTCAGTTTTACAAAAGTGGACCTTCCCCCACTGTTCTGTTGTCGGGAAACAGTTGTGGTCCAACAGTGAGTAGTCACTGTACTTCTTCTCCGTGATGATTTAAAATAACTAACTGCCTTTAGCTTTCGTCTTGGAAGCATTCTATTCCATATAAAAAATACACTTTAGTATAGCTCTGATAGTTTTCTCTTTCTAATTTAAGCTCATAAATTTGCAACTTGTAGATATCACTCTGAATCGGGCTGGCAGACATTGTTGGAGGTCTTGACTGAGCATTTTGGGCTTGAGGTCGATCCGGCCGCCATAACAATTTTTGTATGCCTAATTCCAGTTATCCTTGATGCTTGTGTGAAGCTGTGGGTACGTTTTCGTTTTACTGTATTATGGTATAcgcattattaatttttatgaaagaGTTGCTACTCTCTTGCTCTTGTATTGAAGTTTTGTACATGAGATTCTTATTGCAAGGCATGCTTAGATCATTTATTCTATTTGTCAATTTACATGATATTTTGATGTGGCAAAATATAGGCCCTGCAAACTTGTAACTGCATTATGTAACATGTGTACCTTGTTCGGCTTAGTCCCCGAGGAAAAGACCAGTTTCGTTCGTGTTCACATTTACTTTCCTTCTTTTGAATCCTAAATTTAGTGGGACCTGCACACTCGACAGTCCTGCTCTAGATTCCATCCATGCACATGTTAactactgctgctgctgctgctgtcttTTCAATTCTTCACTACTTAAAGTTGGTCCAAGATGCCCCATCTTTTGGGTGGCTTTGAATGAGGGTCGGTTCTAATTATATCGCGTTATGAATGCTGCATTCAATTGTGACTGTGTCATTGCTTAAGCATGTCTTAATTCTTCAGTCCCATGCCTTGCTAGTTGCTCGGTTGATAGTTAACTCCCTTTTCCCATAAAGACGGGGGagaaaagatgaaaaagaaTTGGACGAAGAATGTTTTCTCATAAGTCTTATTCTTTCCACATGAAAATTTTGAAGCTAAATAGATGGATGaagctatttatttattttaatttttgttttcattttttttgggtTCATTTTACCTAAACCTTACACTTCAAGATGTTTTGAGCTCGCAATCGCATATTAATAatgctttctttttttctttgtttttcagATGTTTAAATTTCTGCCAAGATTATCCCCAAAGGTGGCCAATATTTTCCAGGAAATGAAGAGACATTAGGAAGATTTTGCTATGTATATGGGTTCTCTCTCGACTTGGGCTCTCATATTCTTTTCGcatataaacattttttttccttcataGAGAGTTCGTTCTCCACAATATTTGTGCACAAGAAAGCCGAACCTTCTTTAAGTGTGGTGGCTTCCTTAGTTTGCTACACGGTCTGTTGTACTAGGTTAGAACATCAGTTGGATTTACATTCTTATACACTCAGAACTCTAGGAAATATTCCTGGGAACAAAAATAATTATGCAGAGCTGCATAAAATCGTCATTATACTTACCCACATCACCTCATCTTCTTTGATGTCAATATTTACTTGGAACTCTTCTACTAGCTTTAGCTAGCTGGACACAGGAAACAGCTAGCTGTAACGAGTTATGGAGCCTTGAGGATTTTCCAAATGTCCGTTTCTTGTTTGTCGTGTATTGGTTAGTTAGTTACAATCTATGGATCTTGTTTTATTACTTGCATTGCTCTCTTCTTTACTGTCATGAGGTGTAGGGCCTTGTAGCATTAAAGGCGGTGATGCAGTGGAAACACATGCTCTGTTGGTTTGAGTCCAGAATGCACATTTATTATATCTTGTATCGAGTTTTGATCAGCAACAGCCAACAGGTGAAGTTTCACTGCAGCCAACAGCCCCCGGATCACGATCATCCCCACCGCGACGATGAAATTGTGGTATGTCTTTTATTTTGGCTTGGTTTACATGTGACTTTCTAACCAGACAAGCTATTCTGGGAAGAAGCTCTTATCTGTATAGGGCCCCCCCTATCCTCATCCTGCTGCATTATTTTTTTACTTCTGACCAGAAAAAACAAAGGCCTCAATTGCTTGCTTTTAAAATCAACTTTGTCCCATGgtttgtttttctattttcctCTCAAACTTTAATTTGTAATGCTTAATAACTTACACTTTGTTGTATTAATTCTTATACTACAAATATATGATGGTACTGCTCTAAACTTTTCTCCGCTGAAAGTTTAATTTGGCCGAATTTTCATTTTGgggaaaaattacaataaattgtATGTTTGTGCTATTAGTGTTAGAAATCAAAATTCATGGGAAAAACAAATTATTAGCAAAGTTTAGGATTGTAGAAGcaagaaaatgaaaaggtgTGATGGGGCAGAGTGATTGTGGCTACTTCCAAGCGTGTTTTGGAATGGGCAGACTTAAAAGATGAGGGAAGAATTTTGGGGTAATTAATCTGTGTCAACGCAACGCTTTCAACTACTTAGGTGGGCGTGCATTCAAGAATTTTGGAGTGGCTCCACTTACACGTGTGTGGTGTTGCTGTTACATACAATACAATTAAAAAAAGTTGGAGGTAAAATAGGATGCTGCTGCCTATATAGGGCTGAAATATGAGCAACTACGTCTAAGCAAATATAATATACCTACGAAACTATTATTTATAGATGTAATATACCTACGAAATTATATAGCACTGAATTAAGTTCAAATCTTTCATCATTTTTGCAAATTAAACTCAATTTATGAAATGTTGAAATGATGTCCAAATCTTTCGATATGCACCTAAATATAAAAACCTGGGTAcaatcgggtgtaccgtacaatcgagtTGACCCGCATCCAAAATAGTGTTACTTATACAGTTCGGGTCAGGATATAAGTTCGGGTCAGGGGTCTAAGTGATGATGCAACTAGATTGTACTCAAAACCACCTCGTACTAAATTCGTCCTTATAAAGTTTTTGCATTGATTTAAAGTTGAGATGTATACATTATTGGATGTTGAAATTtgatattgaaatttaaaattaattgatgtcTTTAGAAGCCCGTTGTGTAGGTTAACTTGTTGTGTTTTCGAGTTTGTTGTTGGACGTCCCACAACTCATTAATTGAGCTGAGACTTTGGCTCGACAAAGTTAGAGGTTCGTGGTAGTTCGAGCTGGAATTGCAGACATTCGGTGACATAACGATAGCCGATAGGATAACAACAACAAACTTCAAAAATCTTCAattaattttgagttttgatGTTTGATAAATATCTAAAtatcaatttcaaatttatatattatatgacaACATAATTTTAATGactatatttttttctaattttattagtttttttaTCTTCTACTTCTGCCTTTTTTCGTAGGCATACTCTCTTTCCacttaactttttttttcttttcttttttgctcTTTCTTTTATcctttttgttaaaaaaaaaatgtgtagtttgattaatgataaaatattcaacaTATGTATCAAATTAAGGATCATGACGAGAgatttaattttatacaatacattatatatattaaaaatgaatttaaaataaaaaatcgtaTGGAAGTAAGAAGACTCAAACTACTTTTTTTTCCTCTTATTTTTGGATATTATCTTTTATGTTttggtttattttattttctctttttcctttaaaatttgattttatttaatttgcattattttattctatttttttagtttaaattttaattttttttagaggtgttttaatttcttttatttatagcAAAAGTCTGGCatcattttatatttatatctaAATAATATATAAAGGCACAATTTTAACgaatatttttctttaattagtgtaaaaaaataatttattttgatatattaaaaaatagttgaaaattggtgggagaaaagagagaaaaaaaaagacagGAGAAAAACTCctttttatatagatatagatagatGTTTCAAGAGAGGGAATTAATGTGTAAAAACGTTAAAAGTTTGAGAAATGAtttgcaattaaccctaaatgcTAATTGCCTATATGTAACGCTGCATTtatctacaattttttttctttttttgcctACATATATGTTGtggatagattttttttttcgaggcAAATTGTATTGCTAGAAATATGGCTATGTAGTTTGATGTGATATATGATACTGTTATTATTTGCATATGGCCTGATCTTGTTTGTATAGTGATACTTTGGCAGTTTTGCATCACCTTCGAAATTTACAAATATGGGTAGACCTTTATGGTTTATTCCGTTATTACACTTGTGGCCTGTTTTTTAATCTTCTACTTACTTTATGACCTGACCTTCAAAAAATAGACAAATATGATTTGACATTTACtctcattaatatatatatatatatagggagcaGATAATGTAGATTCACACTCTTAtcatattatatagattttaaataTGAACTATAGAATATGTGTATGTGGGGCACTAGGAGGGTGATACGTGTCAAATGTCTTTCAATAACTTTTAAAGCAAAATACACGCAtgataaaatatgaataaaattttCACCCAAAAAAAATGGttgaaaattctttttttttttacacggTCGTCGCCATAATATGcataattgaacacaaatatgcacaaatctaaacacatatatgcataacgtattcatgaaaatatatgACCAGTCAGGTGCCACTCGCTGCTGGTCACCTGACAGGTAGCATAGTGCTAtacatatttgtatttatatgTATGGATATTTGTGTTCAGTTATACGCATATGACTATGCGACACCGTCTGGTGGCTCTCGCCGCTGGTCACCTGACGAGTCGCATAGTGCTATACATATTTGTGTATaacgttatatatatatatatatatatatatatatatatatatatatatatatatatatatatatatgtgtgtgtgtgtgtgtgggcgcgcgcgcgcgcgtgtttatgtatatacatatttgTGTTTTAGTATAAGCATAACTATTGCAACGGCGAACAAATGTTATACATATATCTGTTTATGTATATGCATAATTATGACTGCAATcatgcaaaataataataataataataataataataataataataataataataataataataataataaaggtcTTTGTCATTGCATATTTgtgattttaattttcaaaaaaattattcatatttcACAGCTGCGTGTATTTTGCCTTGGAAAGCCTTTGTCAGGTGTCGCGTGCTTAGTGCACCATGTAAATAAAATGTGTGGTTCAAATTTGGACCTATATACTATAAGGGGAGTGAGATCTACAAGATCTCATTcttatatatatgggagggctacggtataaacacttcttaacatataaaataagaactagctaaaatgtatgaattacaTATAGAATatgtatgaattcactgtatagatgtatgaattgcgaaaaataatttttttgttacctataagattcgaactcgggaccatgaattcatccaaaaatgtgatgaatcaaccgtagatcttgatgatctaagggctgaaaatggttcttattttatattctaagaagtgtttttattttagcccaccgtCTTGATGAATCAAaaatgtgtttatatatatatatataaggatgaGTTATACTAAAAATGTTATCTTTCATGataaatgagaatgattgaataagccagtatatagtgttgcataaacTGTTTGTAATGACTGAATAACATTTTTACATGGGTTCGAATCCTCGAGGGagtgaaaattatatataattaattgaatttcgttattcagtcattacaagcagcttattcaacattatatactggctt
This window encodes:
- the LOC130988304 gene encoding chloroplast envelope membrane protein; the encoded protein is MFLMSTSIVLCQNLILSKNSCVFESSFRWGNAWSSGVQLSRRRSCGLVPNAKKRHAKKRSWWQKFFFDEDGNWLGLKDEDAFEVLEEEEEEPSDVGLSANEKFEAWRRRAEAIVELREAQEDVKNEENRRWEDWIVDGTYDVDVSNGASWVQDSNGAVGKPGDDVEEDFREVFSGRGLAKSVRDLVLGREDDDILYEDRVFRYASFNSAKFLAVLVIVPWAVDFVVHDYILMPFLDRYVEKVPLAAQVLDVRRNQKLEMVKALKLEKARYRLEVEIGKSPPLSDQELYLELRHKALELRDEWRLENRKAFANIWSDMLFGISVFVLLYFNQNQVALLKFTGYKLLNNISDTGKAFLIILITDIFLGYHSESGWQTLLEVLTEHFGLEVDPAAITIFVCLIPVILDACVKLWMFKFLPRLSPKVANIFQEMKRH